The following is a genomic window from Labeo rohita strain BAU-BD-2019 chromosome 11, IGBB_LRoh.1.0, whole genome shotgun sequence.
cttccttatgactgaagaaagaaagacatgaacatctttaatgtcaagggggtgagtaaattatctgtaaatttttgttctggaagtgaatttctccattaatacccagggttccctttaagaaCTTTGAACAATCATGCGATtccaattaatattttaagagaCTCATACATTTGCAAACTGCTTGAAGGGCACAAACTGCACAATATCTCTGGCCACCGGTTCTCCAGTCAAAGATTTTAGAACTCCACTGTCCCCATCCAGAAACTCCATGGCCTTGAAGTCTGCCTCACCCACACCCACAATGATGATGGACATGGGCAGTTTGGAGCTGTTCACAATGGACTGTCTTGTCTGGTCGAGATCAGTGATCTCTCCATCAGTAATGATCAACAGCACAAAGTATTGCTGATtgagagaaagcgagagagaaATACATAATGCTGATGGACTGAATATACCATGGCAAACCACAGATCAAAACGCATGAGTACCCATCAAACCACATCCTATGGATGAGTCATTACTCTACAAAAAAGCACTTGAAGTTACTCACTGCTGCATTCGGCTGCTGGGCGGCTCCAGCTGCAATTCGGGCTACATGATTTATAATGGGGGAGAAGTTGGTGGGTCCATAAAGACGAATTTGAGGCAAAACCATGCGGTAGGCGTCTACAATGCCTTGCACTCCTGcatggcataaaaaaaatacataagaaTATAAGccaaaagacacaaacatcttagaATATGTTCAAAGTCAGATGTGTAACTTTAATTTCAaatcaaacttttcaaacactGGTACTCTTACCTTGGCAATATGGGCTATTGGGGTTGAAATTCAATGGGAACTCATGGGACACCTAAGAAATTGCAAGGAGGCAGTTTtgtttgaattaaatgattattgaaattaataataaagtaagTATCAAGGGCATCTGTAATGTCTAACCTGGAAGTTTGGAGGCACTTGAGCACCAAATCCAAATGCTGGAAAAAGTTTATCACTACAAGGgtagacagaaaaaaaatactaaagatGAACGGACGTAGAAAGAAGTCtctatgctcaccaaggctggaCTTACAGccttaagttaaaaaaaatattatgaaatattaatatagttcagaataactgtaaaatataattaacattaatataatttcaGCATCCATCCCCCTCCAGCTTCTTGTCAACTGctgaaaaacagttgtgctgcttgaatttatttttctttaaaaactgacattttttcaggtttcaaataaacaaaaagtgaagaactgcattcatttgaaatagaaaacatttgcaacattattgtctttactgttacttttgattgatttaatgcatacatactaaataaaagtattatttcttcctaaaaaaataaatttcaaacaactatttctatattttccctatactactggtcaaaagtttatgaacagtaagatttttaatgtttttaaaaagtctcttctgctcaccaagcctgcatttatttgatccaaagtacagcaaaaacagtaaaattttgaaccattttattatttaaaataactgttttctatttaaatatattttaaaatgtaatttattcctgtgatttcaaagctgaatttttagcatcattactccagtcacatgatccttcagaaattattctaatattctgatttgctgctcgaaaaacatttattattattattattattattattattaataaaaaatgtttttgaacagcaattcAGCacattagagtgatttctgaaggatcatgtgacactgaagactggagtaatgatgctgaaaatttagctttgatcacaggaataatgtacattttataatataatatattcaaataaaaagcagttattttaaatagcaaaaacatttcacaattttatggtttttattgtactttggatcaaataaagagatttctttaagcctaaaaacaattttttcaaTGCACTGCTCAATGGGTGAACATATATTAGTTTGCAGCAGCACTGAATTGTTTTAGACAGCTGGTGGAAAGTCTATGGACAAAAATTGTTCTCTTACGTGTCGTAGTCTTGGACTACCTGGCCAACAGACCAGATGGCTGACAGATACTGGTTCACGCCATTAGGGCTGAGATAGTGCAGGGAGTCAGGGGAGCGGGGGTCTCCATTAGAGCCAGTGAAGTCAATGCCCACCTAAAACCGAAAAATATTCACCTATAAACCATACAGCCTCAAATTTACAATGTTCAGCATTAGACCAATTTATTACATCAGCATGTAAACGAAAGCTATCAGAAGCAAATATTACGGCATGACTGATCTTACCGTGAAGTTAATTTGGCAGCCTCCCATCACATAATCCAGAAATGAATACTGTACCTCAAGCTGAAAGACAGTGTGGggattatttattatcattagcATAAAATTATTCTTACTTGCAACTATAAGAGGTATAACACAACactgtttagtttatttttatacataacAGATGAAGGTCGTTCAAACCTTGCAGTACTTAATCCTGACGACTCCAGAATTCTTATaactctttttcttcttttgcttcTCTGGATGAATGCATTCAAACTCAacctataaaaatgaaaacgttTCACTTATGACCTACATACTCAGAAATTATAGAAGTAAATAGATAGGAAATTAATATGAAGAAAAGGAAGTGTTttactgttaaaggagaagtccacttccagaacaataatttactcacccccttgtcacccaagatgttcatgtaaattgtaaaaagtatgcaaatttttattttttgaaaaaaatgacagatcgtttcagcagataagacccttcttcttcggctgggataatttagagccctttgaagctgcatttaaactacattttggaagtttaaaatcgggggcacaattgaagtccattatatgaagaaaaattctgaaatgttttcctcaaaaaccatcatttctttacgtctgaagacagaaagacgaacatcttggatgacaagagggtgagtaaattatttgtgaactgttgttctggaagtggacttctttaacacAAGGACAACAAGAAAGGCTGGAGCAGTGAAGGTGCAGTCTCACCGGGGCTTTCTGCAGATCTGACACATTAGTTTGAAACACACCAATGAGATCATGAGTGCCATCGCTATCATAATCATAACAATGAACCTAAAACAAAAAGCCacggacagacagaaagaaaaagaagatgTTTAGAGAAAACGAACAGACACGCATCCTGCTCACCGCATTGTCTTTAGCCTCCATTAGTTTAGCGGTGGTGCAGGTGAACTCTCCTATCATGTCTGAGCTTGTGTCTTCATCCTTATCGTAACAAGTTACCTAGCAATTAGACAAAGCTTTAGTCTAAGGACTAGGACAACTGAAAATGCTGGCTGACAGTGTCATTGGCCCCTTAAAACAGGTACACAGTTATATTTTCATGATACTATGTGTCCGACCATCTGATCTAAACCTGGGTTTTGTACACCACTGTTCAAATAGTTTGGGattatcaagattttttttttttttttttttaagaattcatAGTGAAgggtgcattaaaaaaaaaaagatcagaagtaacagtaaagacttttgtttttgcctcaAATGACtaccatttcaaataaaagctgttgttTTAAAGGACATACAtcttctaaaacaaagattcacatataatgtactcacccccttgtcatccaagatgttaatgtctttctttcttcagtcgttaagaaattgttttttgaggaaaacatttcagcatttttctccatataatggactgatatggtgccccgatttagaactttcaaaatgcagtttaaatatgacttcaaacgatcccaaatgcagttgtaaatgatcccagctgaggaagaagggtgttatctagcgaaacgatctgttattttcatttaaaaaaatacaatgtaaatactttttcatctcaaacgctcgtcttcctctccctgaactctgtatattctagttcaagacagttagggtatgtcgaaaaactcattgtattttctccctcaactttaaaattcatcactgcagaagtaccaacacagtctttgcaaagtgaacatgcaaagacgaTCAAACACCCCTGACaaacaaggtaaaacagtgatataggacgattttgaagttgagggagaacatgagatgggagcttttcgacataccctaactgtcatgaaccggaaaaaaaacggtccaggcagagtaagacaagatgagcgtttgacattaaaaagtatataaactgcattttttaaatgaaaataaccaatcgttatgctagataagacccttctttctcggctggtacaaccacatttgggatcgtttgaagccgcatttaaactgctttttggaagttcaaaatcagggcaccacatcagtcaatcatatggagaaaaatcctgaaatgttttcttaaaaaaaaaacaatttctttacgactgaaaaaagaaatacataaacatcttggatgacaagggggtgagtacattatatgtaaatctttgttttagaagtggacttgtcctttaaaacaacagcatttatttaaaatggtaattatttgaggcaaaaacaaaagtctttactgttacttaaagtgagtacattatacgtgaatctttgttttagaagtagacttctcctttaactttctGTTCTTAAAAGAACCCTGAAAAGAATGTTTCAGtttccatatttaaaaaaatattaaaacaaaaagcagttattttaaattgtaataatatttcacagtattgctggttttactgtatgtttgatcaTATTAACGTACCAGTGGTGAGCACAGGAGGCTTCTTACTgataccaaacttttgaacagtatgtaTGCGTGAAAAAAGTTCCTTGATGGGAAAAGCCAAGTGTTCATGTTATTCTCAATTATATTTGATGACCAAAAGCACCAACTTCTCCCTGTTATCCTAAAGATAAATGTGCTGTCTCttaaataaacagtgttttaacATGCATAGTAAAATGGTCTTAAATGAAGATGACAAACGTAAATCTGAgtgagcattaaaaaaaaaaacctctgatACCTTGATTGGTTTATTCAGGTCACCACTGCAGAATGTATGCAAGGAAACCATAAACTTTTTCCAAGATGGATTCAAATTATTCTTGATGACCTAtttataacagaaaaaaagtcaaaacaacCATCAGCACAAGTGGAATAAACAATTAActgttttacaaattaaaaagcaAGTGAAAGGGGGTAAAAACCTCTGTCCTGTGAACTAACTGCCACTTCCCATCATCATCTTGCTTGAAAAACTCCAAAAATGGATCAGACTTCCCAAACATATCCTGAAAGTAGTagtgaaaaataatgtgcatCTTCCATAGAACTCATAAAAGTTTATATTATAACTGCATTTACTCTGAATATAGCAATCATTGTTGTGGTAAgataacagtaataatacttGATAAAGTACAAATTATAATTAGTTACAAGCAAGAACACAGAGGCTGATTATGTCTACCTTTTTATCCAGGTTTTTGGCCTCCACTTCCATCACAACAGCCCTGTTGTCCTTCACCTCATCAGCTGTGACCTTTGCAAAAAGCAAACAATGGGGGGGACAAAAGTTGATTGACACAACTGTTGCAtaaacttccaaaaaaaaaaaaaaagaaaaaaaagaagaggaatCGCCACACGGTAATGACAACCTTTGCATACATTCACAAATGCAAATACCATTTTGCTCAAACAGAGGGCTTTTGTGGTTTACTAAAAACTCTTGTATGATATTCAAATTATTCATTCTTTTGTGAAGCCCTTAAACTCTCCTAGAAATAAAGATACCGCAAATGCAAATTAATTCAATTATCAGGTCTGTAAAACATTTATCAGGAAGGTGGTAAAACTGTCATGTGAtaaactttcattttcttttaccAATGTTGCCATTTTATAAAGTGTTTATGAACACACACCGTTATTGTGCCTTTCCCAGCTGGTTTTCCTGCCTTGAGCTGAAGGGGTCTGGTAATCTTCCTACTTGACACAATCTgttgtaaagtttggtgtgtcaAAAAAGCCATGAATTAGAATGTATTGTTACCACTAAAACACTGTTAAGGAtatgttatacatttttaatgacgTACAGAGCCACTAACATCACATAACAGAGATCACAGGATATGTGCATTTCACTGTAACACTTCTCACAATACATTACCTGGCCAAGAGTGCACTCAAAGCCTCCCAGGAAGTCATCATCTTTGAGATCAACAGACTTGTTGTCAATATCATAGACGCCAAACTTCAGCTTCTGCACCTTTTCAAAGTGGTAGTCGATGTGAAGCTTTGTGGAGAACTCGGGGTCCTGGCAATTCTTCACTCTCTCTGTACGTTGAACCTGCAATGATCACATACATTAAGCAAggataaatgtgtgtgtatacgtATATACGTGTGATGTGGgggtgtgtgtacatatatacacacacaaaataaaaagaaaacaagtagaataGAAAAGGAATAGGGAATGCTAGTCAGAGGatctttttataaaaaaattaaacaagtcAAAAGAATAGAAAGAGAATAGGAATAGTGTCAGAGAGtcgtattttaattataaatacaacGAAAACAattagatagaatagaaaaagtcAATTTCGTAATGGTGTCAAGCAGTGACTTTGTTATGCAACTTTAGTACTTTCCCCCCCAATAAAAACTGTTACAGTGTCACTTTTGTCTGTCAGCTGCTGTTATACAtagtaaaaaagaaatgttatttaattgcAATGCAGCTAAATGCATACCTCCGCCCATTTGTCATCCCCGATGCTTTGCAGCAGAACACAGAGTGGATCAGATTTGGATCCAACATCTTTATCCAGAAGATTATTGCAAGAGATGGAGAGCTCGACCTTCGACACACAATGAGCGGCCATCTGAAAACCACAACAGACACAAACTTGTGTAAAGTTTTTGCCTCGAAGCTAAACAGCTTATGTGGATCACCGAAGCGTGCAAACGTGAGGAAGTGAAATATTTTGGTGAAAAAGGGAAagaaatgttcaaaagaacgCGTTCCGCTTTACTTATCCGTaggaaagtaaaacaaaactccACATAATTTTCGAATAATACATGGCCAGTTTCACAACACAATGcgttttaatacaaaaaacaaaggaATGTGAGGTAAACATCGTATTTGAGGGCCTAAATATCAGTAATTCAGACTTTCCAACAGTCACGCCTTAAATGTGTCAAACGCGGTTAAAACATTTATGCATTGCTTAACGGCGCACCTCGAATCTAAAACATGCAACCCGCTATTataaaacaaactgacaaatGCGACCATGAAATCAAAAATATCATACCCTTAATTTTCAAACTGTAGAAACTGCTAGGAAATACTCTGTGCCAACACTGCCTACTACTACCGTCTCCACCCTAACACGTTCATGTAATATAAAATGAGCAGGGCGGTGCCATTCAGTTCT
Proteins encoded in this region:
- the cpne1 gene encoding copine-1 isoform X1, with translation MAAHCVSKVELSISCNNLLDKDVGSKSDPLCVLLQSIGDDKWAEVQRTERVKNCQDPEFSTKLHIDYHFEKVQKLKFGVYDIDNKSVDLKDDDFLGGFECTLGQIVSSRKITRPLQLKAGKPAGKGTITVTADEVKDNRAVVMEVEAKNLDKKDMFGKSDPFLEFFKQDDDGKWQLVHRTEVIKNNLNPSWKKFMVSLHTFCSGDLNKPIKVTCYDKDEDTSSDMIGEFTCTTAKLMEAKDNAVEFECIHPEKQKKKKSYKNSGVVRIKYCKLEVQYSFLDYVMGGCQINFTVGIDFTGSNGDPRSPDSLHYLSPNGVNQYLSAIWSVGQVVQDYDTDKLFPAFGFGAQVPPNFQVSHEFPLNFNPNSPYCQGVQGIVDAYRMVLPQIRLYGPTNFSPIINHVARIAAGAAQQPNAAQYFVLLIITDGEITDLDQTRQSIVNSSKLPMSIIIVGVGEADFKAMEFLDGDSGVLKSLTGEPVARDIVQFVPFKQFANAPKEALAQSVLAEVPNQLVSYFKMRNLAPVNPPSPTK
- the cpne1 gene encoding copine-1 isoform X2, translated to MAAHCVSKVELSISCNNLLDKDVGSKSDPLCVLLQSIGDDKWAEVQRTERVKNCQDPEFSTKLHIDYHFEKVQKLKFGVYDIDNKSVDLKDDDFLGGFECTLGQIVSSRKITRPLQLKAGKPAGKGTITVTADEVKDNRAVVMEVEAKNLDKKDMFGKSDPFLEFFKQDDDGKWQLVHRTEVIKNNLNPSWKKFMVSLHTFCSGDLNKPIKVHCYDYDSDGTHDLIGVFQTNVSDLQKAPVEFECIHPEKQKKKKSYKNSGVVRIKYCKLEVQYSFLDYVMGGCQINFTVGIDFTGSNGDPRSPDSLHYLSPNGVNQYLSAIWSVGQVVQDYDTDKLFPAFGFGAQVPPNFQVSHEFPLNFNPNSPYCQGVQGIVDAYRMVLPQIRLYGPTNFSPIINHVARIAAGAAQQPNAAQYFVLLIITDGEITDLDQTRQSIVNSSKLPMSIIIVGVGEADFKAMEFLDGDSGVLKSLTGEPVARDIVQFVPFKQFANAPKEALAQSVLAEVPNQLVSYFKMRNLAPVNPPSPTK